A region of Streptomyces sp. WMMC500 DNA encodes the following proteins:
- a CDS encoding GNAT family N-acetyltransferase: MGSFLETDRLVLRPFTAADADDLIALDGDPEVMRFINGGRPTDREAVETRVLPRLLHDYPWGTRGYWAAEEKSTGTFLGWFEFRPLAADGPAVVELGYRLNRAAWGRGYATEGARALIHKGFTDLGVERVTANTMAVNTGSRRVMEKAGLEFVRHFTGDWPEAIDGSEHGEVEYALTRTRWEQTR; this comes from the coding sequence ATGGGCAGCTTCCTGGAGACCGACCGCCTCGTCCTGCGCCCGTTCACGGCGGCGGACGCCGACGACCTGATCGCCCTGGACGGCGATCCCGAGGTCATGCGCTTCATCAACGGCGGCCGTCCCACCGACCGCGAGGCGGTCGAGACGCGGGTCCTGCCGCGGCTCCTGCACGACTACCCGTGGGGGACCCGCGGTTACTGGGCCGCCGAGGAGAAGAGCACCGGCACGTTCCTGGGCTGGTTCGAGTTCCGCCCGCTGGCGGCGGACGGCCCCGCCGTGGTCGAACTCGGCTACCGGCTGAACCGGGCCGCCTGGGGTCGCGGTTACGCCACCGAGGGCGCCCGGGCACTGATCCACAAGGGCTTCACGGACCTGGGGGTCGAGCGGGTCACGGCCAACACGATGGCCGTGAACACCGGCTCCCGGCGCGTCATGGAGAAGGCGGGGCTGGAGTTCGTCCGGCACTTCACCGGCGACTGGCCCGAGGCGATCGACGGCTCCGAGCACGGCGAGGTGGAGTACGCCCTCACCCGGACCCGCTGGGAACAGACCCGCTAG
- a CDS encoding class I SAM-dependent methyltransferase: MERIPEGPERVNDYDAFAEAYAAENENSLVNAYYERPAMLNLAGDVAGRRILDAGCGSGPLSAALRDRGAVVTGIDASAGMLALAARRLGDGADLHLADLRDRLPFADGAFDDVVASLVLHYLEDWGPTLAEIRRVLRPGGRLIASVDHPFMAYTIREPRPDYFATTSYSFDWSFGGQTAPMTFWRKPLHAMTDAFTAAGFRLSVLSEPQPDPAARELFPEGFDDLATKTCFLFFVVEALPASGSVPSGSG, translated from the coding sequence ATGGAACGGATACCCGAGGGCCCGGAGCGGGTGAACGACTACGACGCCTTCGCCGAGGCGTACGCCGCGGAGAACGAGAACAGCCTCGTCAACGCCTACTACGAACGGCCCGCCATGCTGAACCTCGCGGGCGACGTCGCCGGCCGGCGGATACTCGACGCCGGCTGCGGCTCGGGGCCCCTGTCCGCGGCGCTGCGCGACCGCGGGGCGGTCGTCACCGGAATCGATGCCAGCGCCGGGATGCTGGCGCTGGCCGCGCGGCGGCTCGGGGACGGCGCGGACCTGCACCTGGCCGACCTGCGCGACCGCCTGCCGTTCGCCGACGGGGCGTTCGACGACGTGGTCGCGTCGCTGGTCCTGCACTACCTGGAGGACTGGGGGCCGACGCTGGCCGAGATACGTCGCGTGCTCAGGCCCGGCGGCCGGCTGATCGCCTCGGTGGACCACCCCTTCATGGCGTACACGATCCGGGAGCCGCGGCCCGACTACTTCGCGACCACCAGTTACTCCTTCGACTGGTCCTTCGGCGGGCAGACCGCCCCGATGACGTTCTGGCGCAAGCCCCTGCACGCGATGACCGACGCCTTCACCGCGGCCGGATTCCGCCTCTCCGTCCTCAGCGAGCCGCAACCCGACCCGGCCGCCCGTGAGCTGTTCCCCGAGGGCTTCGACGACCTGGCGACCAAGACGTGCTTCCTGTTCTTCGTGGTCGAGGCGCTACCCGCTAGCGGGTCTGTTCCCAGCGGGTCCGGGTGA